The following proteins come from a genomic window of Mycolicibacterium rufum:
- a CDS encoding PLP-dependent cysteine synthase family protein encodes MNHSASSAARDCSRPWVDNAVRLIEADARRSADTHLLRYPLPSSWSQDCDLALYLKDESTHITGSLKHRLARSLFLYALCNGWIREGTTVIEASSGSTAVSEAYFASMLGLPFIAVMPASTSAPKVALIESQGGRCHFVTESAQVYAEAQRLAEQTGGHYLDQFTNAERATDWRGNNNIAESIFDQMAKESHPVPEWVVVGAGTGGTSATIGRYLRYRRHPTRLCVVDPENSAFYPSYLHDDPGVVTGMSSRIEGIGRPRVEPSFLPGVVDRMVVVPDAASVAAAHHVSRVLGRRVGPSTGTNLWGAFGLLAEMRSQGRSGSVVTLLADGGERYAETYFRAEWLTSHGLDPSEPAEVLAEFERSGRWP; translated from the coding sequence GTGAACCACTCGGCCTCCTCGGCCGCGCGTGACTGTTCCCGGCCGTGGGTCGACAACGCGGTGCGGCTGATCGAGGCGGACGCCCGCCGCAGCGCCGACACCCATCTGCTGCGCTATCCGCTGCCGTCGAGCTGGTCGCAGGACTGCGATCTGGCGCTGTACCTCAAGGACGAGAGCACTCACATCACCGGCAGCCTCAAGCACCGGCTGGCGCGCTCGCTGTTCCTGTACGCGCTGTGCAACGGCTGGATCCGTGAGGGCACGACGGTCATCGAGGCGTCGTCGGGGTCGACGGCGGTGTCGGAGGCGTACTTCGCGTCGATGCTCGGGCTGCCGTTCATCGCGGTGATGCCGGCCTCGACGAGCGCACCCAAGGTCGCGCTGATCGAATCCCAAGGTGGCCGTTGCCATTTCGTCACCGAATCGGCCCAGGTCTACGCTGAGGCGCAGCGGCTGGCCGAGCAGACCGGTGGGCACTACCTCGATCAGTTCACCAACGCCGAGCGCGCCACCGACTGGCGCGGCAACAACAACATCGCGGAGTCGATCTTCGACCAGATGGCCAAGGAGTCCCACCCGGTACCCGAGTGGGTGGTGGTCGGCGCGGGCACCGGCGGCACCAGCGCGACGATCGGGCGCTACCTGCGTTACCGCCGACATCCCACCCGGCTGTGTGTCGTGGATCCGGAGAATTCGGCGTTCTATCCGTCGTATCTGCACGACGACCCCGGTGTGGTCACCGGCATGTCGTCACGGATCGAGGGCATCGGCCGGCCGCGGGTCGAGCCGTCGTTCCTGCCGGGAGTGGTGGATCGGATGGTCGTGGTGCCCGACGCGGCGTCGGTGGCTGCCGCCCATCACGTCAGCCGGGTCCTCGGCCGGCGGGTGGGGCCGTCCACCGGGACGAATCTGTGGGGGGCGTTCGGCCTGCTGGCCGAGATGAGATCGCAGGGGCGCAGCGGATCGGTGGTGACGCTGCTCGCCGACGGCGGCGAGCGCTACGCGGAGACCTATTTCCGCGCGGAGTGGCTCACCAGCCACGGGCTGGACCCGTCGGAACCGGCCGAGGTGCTGGCCGAGTTCGAGCGGTCCGGCCGCTGGCCCTGA
- a CDS encoding VOC family protein, giving the protein MLVTGTAISLNVADPLASAEFLTRHVGHTVAMQADGFVSLQHPDGGPNVIFLRTGLPTFRPAHRAGSAGDGLLLVFVVDDVDAVYDTVRAAGAPAVTPPETEPWGERYCQFEDPNGIIVQFVTWV; this is encoded by the coding sequence ATGCTGGTGACCGGAACGGCGATCTCCCTGAACGTCGCCGACCCCCTCGCGTCCGCGGAGTTCCTGACCCGGCACGTCGGCCACACGGTGGCGATGCAGGCCGACGGCTTCGTGTCGCTGCAGCATCCGGACGGCGGACCGAACGTGATCTTCCTGCGCACGGGGCTGCCGACGTTCCGGCCCGCCCACCGCGCCGGTAGCGCCGGCGACGGCCTGCTTCTGGTGTTCGTCGTCGACGATGTCGACGCCGTCTACGACACGGTCCGCGCCGCCGGCGCCCCCGCCGTCACGCCCCCCGAGACCGAACCGTGGGGCGAGCGGTACTGCCAGTTCGAGGACCCGAACGGCATCATCGTCCAGTTCGTCACCTGGGTGTGA
- the ponA2 gene encoding transglycosylase/D,D-transpeptidase PonA2 — protein MPEDETTRPPKAVTVIKLAWCVLLASVVAAGLMFPVVGGVGLMSNRASDVVANGSAQLVEGEVPQVSTMVDAKGNVIAWLYSQRRFEVPSDQIANTMKLAIVSIEDKRFAEHNGVDWQGTLTGLSGYLSGNLDTRGGSTLEQQYVKNYQLLVIAQTDAEKRAAIETTPARKLREIRMALTLDKTFTKPEILTRYLNLVSFGNGAFGVQDAAQTYFGINATELNWQQAALLAGMVQSTSTLNPYTNPDGALARRNLVLDTMIENLPEHADELRAAKQEPLGILPTPKELPRGCIAAGDRAFFCDYALDYLARAGISKDQVAKGGYLIKTTLDPDIQNTVKSSIDGIASPDLQGVASVMSVIRPGKESHPVLAMASNRTYGLNLDAGETMQPQPFSLVGDGAGSIFKVFTTAAALEMGMGINATLDAPSRFEAKGLGTGGARGCPPATWCVQNAGNYRGQMSVTDALATSPNTAFAKLIAQVGVQRAVDMAVRLGLRSYALPGTARDYDPESNESLADFVKRQNLGSFTLGPIEVNALELSNVAATLASGGTWCPPNPIAQVLDRNGEEVSVTTETCEQAVPEGLANTLANAMSKDDQGSGTAAGAAGSVGWTLPMSGKTGTTEAHRSSGFLGFTNQLAAANYIYDDSNAPGELCSFPLRQCGDGNLFGGNEPARTWFTAMQPIATQFGDVALPPTDPRYVDGAPGSRVPSVAGMSQDTARQRLREAGFQVADQATPVNSASSYGTVVGTTPSGQTVPGSIITIQISNGIAPAPPPPPPGAPPPGGPPAPVGETVIQIPGLPPITVPVLGPPPAPPPPP, from the coding sequence ATGCCAGAGGACGAGACGACCCGGCCGCCGAAGGCGGTGACGGTCATCAAGCTCGCCTGGTGCGTGCTTCTCGCGAGCGTGGTGGCCGCGGGCCTGATGTTCCCCGTCGTCGGCGGAGTGGGGTTGATGTCCAACCGCGCCTCCGACGTGGTGGCCAACGGCTCGGCCCAGCTGGTCGAGGGTGAGGTACCGCAGGTGTCGACGATGGTCGACGCGAAGGGCAATGTCATCGCCTGGCTCTACAGCCAGCGCCGCTTCGAGGTGCCCAGCGACCAGATCGCCAACACGATGAAGCTCGCGATCGTGTCGATCGAGGACAAGAGGTTTGCCGAGCACAACGGCGTCGACTGGCAGGGCACGCTGACCGGCTTGTCGGGCTATCTCTCCGGCAACCTCGACACCCGCGGCGGCTCGACGCTCGAGCAGCAGTACGTCAAGAACTATCAGTTGTTGGTCATCGCGCAGACCGACGCGGAGAAGCGTGCGGCGATCGAGACCACCCCGGCGCGCAAGCTGCGGGAGATCCGCATGGCGCTGACGCTGGACAAGACGTTCACCAAACCGGAGATCCTGACCCGTTACCTCAATCTCGTCTCCTTCGGCAACGGCGCCTTCGGGGTGCAGGACGCCGCGCAGACCTATTTCGGGATCAACGCCACGGAGCTGAACTGGCAGCAGGCCGCGCTGCTGGCCGGCATGGTCCAGTCGACGAGCACGCTGAACCCGTACACCAATCCCGATGGTGCGCTGGCGCGGCGCAACCTGGTGCTCGACACGATGATCGAGAACCTGCCCGAACACGCCGACGAGCTGCGCGCGGCCAAGCAGGAGCCGCTGGGCATCCTGCCAACGCCCAAGGAGCTGCCGCGGGGCTGCATCGCCGCCGGTGACCGCGCCTTCTTCTGCGACTACGCGCTGGACTACCTGGCCCGCGCCGGCATCAGCAAGGATCAGGTCGCCAAGGGCGGCTACCTGATCAAGACGACGCTCGACCCCGACATCCAGAACACCGTGAAGTCGTCGATCGACGGCATCGCCAGCCCCGACCTGCAGGGCGTGGCCAGCGTGATGAGCGTGATCCGGCCGGGCAAGGAATCCCATCCGGTGCTCGCGATGGCCAGCAACCGCACCTACGGGCTGAACCTGGACGCCGGTGAGACCATGCAGCCGCAGCCGTTCTCCCTGGTCGGTGACGGTGCGGGCTCGATCTTCAAGGTCTTCACCACCGCCGCGGCGCTGGAGATGGGGATGGGTATCAACGCGACGCTCGACGCGCCGTCTCGGTTCGAGGCCAAGGGCCTGGGCACCGGCGGCGCGAGGGGCTGCCCGCCCGCGACCTGGTGTGTGCAGAACGCCGGCAACTACCGGGGACAGATGAGTGTCACCGACGCGCTGGCGACCTCGCCGAACACCGCGTTCGCGAAGCTGATCGCCCAGGTCGGCGTGCAGCGCGCGGTGGACATGGCCGTCCGGTTGGGGTTGCGGTCCTACGCGCTGCCGGGCACGGCGCGCGACTACGACCCGGAGAGCAACGAGAGCCTGGCCGACTTCGTCAAGCGGCAGAACCTGGGGTCGTTCACGCTCGGCCCGATCGAGGTGAACGCGCTCGAGCTGTCGAACGTGGCCGCGACGCTGGCCTCGGGCGGCACCTGGTGCCCGCCGAACCCGATCGCCCAGGTGCTGGACCGCAACGGCGAGGAGGTGTCGGTGACCACCGAGACCTGCGAGCAGGCAGTGCCCGAGGGTTTGGCCAACACGCTGGCCAACGCGATGAGCAAGGACGACCAGGGCTCGGGCACCGCCGCAGGCGCGGCCGGTTCGGTGGGCTGGACCCTGCCGATGTCGGGTAAGACCGGGACCACCGAGGCGCACCGGTCCTCGGGCTTCCTGGGCTTCACCAACCAGCTCGCGGCCGCCAACTACATCTACGACGACTCCAACGCCCCCGGCGAGCTCTGCTCGTTCCCGCTGCGCCAGTGCGGTGACGGCAACCTGTTCGGCGGCAACGAGCCGGCGCGGACATGGTTCACGGCCATGCAGCCCATCGCGACCCAGTTCGGGGACGTGGCGCTGCCGCCGACCGACCCGCGTTACGTCGACGGCGCGCCGGGTTCGCGGGTGCCGAGTGTGGCGGGCATGAGTCAGGATACGGCGCGGCAGCGGTTGCGCGAGGCCGGGTTTCAGGTCGCCGACCAGGCCACACCGGTGAACAGTGCGTCGTCGTACGGCACGGTCGTGGGAACGACGCCGAGCGGCCAGACGGTGCCGGGGTCGATCATCACGATCCAGATCTCCAACGGCATCGCTCCGGCCCCGCCGCCCCCGCCGCCGGGTGCCCCGCCCCCGGGCGGCCCACCGGCGCCGGTCGGCGAGACCGTGATCCAGATCCCGGGTCTGCCGCCGATCACGGTCCCGGTGCTCGGGCCCCCGCCGGCGCCGCCGCCACCTCCGTGA
- a CDS encoding metallophosphoesterase yields MPGSAGSLVKSAVWKSTARNSALASAGALVAGVGYASLIERNAFVVREATMPVLTPGSSPLKVLHISDIHMRPAQRRKQAWLRELASLKPDLVVNTGDNLAHPKAVPAVVQALGDLLSVPGVFVYGSNDYFAPRLKNPANYLTNPGHRVHGEPLPWQDLRAAFTERGWLDMTHTRREFDVAGQRIAVAGVDDPHLSRDRYATIAGAADPTANLTLGLTHSPEPRVLDRFAADGYQLVMAGHTHGGQLCLPFYGAIVTNCDLDRSRAKGPSQWGARTQLHVSAGIGTSPFAPLRFCCRPEATLLTLVAAPTGGSDAGTRAGQSHPTVSAR; encoded by the coding sequence ATGCCTGGTTCTGCTGGTTCGTTGGTGAAGTCCGCCGTCTGGAAAAGCACCGCGAGGAACTCAGCGCTGGCCTCCGCGGGCGCGCTCGTCGCCGGTGTCGGCTACGCCTCGCTGATCGAGCGCAACGCGTTCGTGGTGCGCGAGGCGACGATGCCGGTGCTCACCCCCGGGTCGTCCCCGCTGAAGGTGCTGCACATCAGTGACATCCACATGCGGCCGGCCCAGCGCCGCAAGCAGGCGTGGTTGCGCGAGCTGGCGAGCTTGAAGCCCGACCTGGTGGTCAACACCGGCGACAATCTCGCGCACCCCAAGGCGGTGCCTGCGGTGGTCCAGGCCCTCGGTGACCTGCTGTCGGTGCCCGGGGTGTTCGTCTACGGCAGCAACGACTATTTCGCGCCGCGGCTGAAGAACCCGGCCAACTACCTGACCAACCCCGGGCATCGCGTCCACGGTGAGCCGCTGCCCTGGCAGGACCTGCGGGCCGCGTTCACCGAGCGGGGCTGGCTGGACATGACCCACACCCGGCGCGAGTTCGACGTGGCGGGGCAACGCATCGCCGTGGCGGGCGTGGACGATCCGCACCTGTCGCGGGATCGCTACGCCACCATCGCCGGCGCGGCTGACCCGACCGCGAACCTGACGCTGGGGTTGACGCACTCGCCGGAGCCGCGCGTGCTGGACCGCTTCGCCGCCGACGGCTATCAGCTGGTGATGGCGGGGCACACCCACGGCGGCCAGTTGTGCCTGCCGTTCTACGGCGCGATCGTCACGAACTGCGACCTGGACCGGTCCCGGGCCAAGGGGCCCTCCCAGTGGGGCGCGCGCACCCAGCTGCATGTCTCGGCAGGCATCGGCACGTCGCCGTTCGCGCCGCTGCGGTTCTGCTGCCGGCCGGAGGCGACGCTGCTGACGCTGGTGGCGGCGCCCACGGGCGGCTCGGACGCGGGGACGCGGGCCGGGCAGTCGCACCCCACCGTATCGGCGCGGTGA